The genome window ACATAGAAGTCCATGCGTTCTCAAAATAATCTGAATCAGTGGCGAGAGATCTTGTTGGCaagcttatttaaaaaaaatcttgaGCTTAGAAACTCATCAGTAGGACTAAGAGGAAAATCAATTTAGTTGATATAAATAAACGAAACTTTGCTTAAAAGATTCTATGATATTATGAGCTATCCTGACTTCGTTTTTTCACAGGTGGCTTTGTGGTTCAGTCGTAGTGTCGGCTTACCAGGCACAGACCATACCGGAAATGTTCCGAAGCCTGGTGCAGGAGACCCTCGCCGGGGATGACATCATGCTGGTCCTGGACTCCGGGGCCAGGAAGGAGCTAAACCTCGAGGCcgtggctggcggcggcggcaCGATGACGTTATTGGACACTGACGAGTCAAGCAGTTTTCTAGAAACAGCCTCGAAACGTATCCTTCGAGGGAGCCACTTTACTGTCATTTTGGCCTTCACAAGGACCCCAGCATCCTTTCTGAAGGATCTTGATGCCAGATGGAATCCAGACTTTATGTTACTTCTGAGCATGAATTCAAGCGTCAACAACACAGCGCTTCTCGAGGATGAAAGGTTCCAGCGGAGTCAACACCTGACGTTGCTGGAGCTGGATAGTAAAAGATCCCCTGCCAGATTAAGAGTGTTTTCTAGTCTgccaatgaaaggaagaaggtttGTAAAACTACTTTTGGGATACTGGAATACGGGCTTTTTTAAAAACAAGAAGGATTTGTTTCCGGAGCGCTTTGAGACTTTGCACGGAGCGGCGCTGCAACTGGCGTCTTGGTGTGATGACTTTCCTTTTTTGTACCCCGTGAACGGCCTCTGCAAAGGCTCTAGCCTTGACATGCTCGATGTGATCGCCTCTCACCTCAACTTCTCATATGACGTCCAGATGGAGCCCTCAGACCACGAGTGGGGTAAGTGGGAGGGCGGCCGATGGACTGGCATGCTGGGAGACTTGGCTTACAACAACAAGGACCTTGTCATCAATGTGTTTCAAATCACCCAGGAAATATTTACCAACTTTGAAATATCTTATCCTTACCACGTGGAGAGCTACGTGTTCCTGCTGGCGAAGCCCCCACCCGTGCCGCGGCGGCAGGGGCTGCGGTATCCGTTCACGGAGACGGTGATCTTGGCCGTCCTCGGCACCTCCTTCGCCGTGGCGGTGCTGCTCACTCTTTTCCTCAGGGCGGTGCCGGACTCCCAAGACTACTCACAGGCATTTCTATTGGTAAGGGATCATATATAAGGCAGCTTGATCTGTAGACATGATTCTTTGATGGGTACCGTTTGGGGAAGTTTTAAAGTATTATTTTGTACGTAGAATAAAGTTTGAGAACTGGCTGTTTTCTGGTTCTAATTAATATTACATTTATATTTCCTCATTACAACATAATCCATTTCATTAAAACGACAAATAAAAGAAATTTATAAATTCTAGTTCATCATTTATAAAAGATTTATTACTGTTTCTCTGATTCACTTTTCCACATCGGCAACATCATTGTGTGTATTGACACTACAACAGCTTTCTCTGCTTATCTCACCTTTCTTTTTTATGTAATCCTCTGTACCTTTGTATATCCAAAACAGCCTCATCATTCTGGATAAATCCTTCCTGCTTTCattgtgagtgtctgtgtgtggggcAGGTGCTGGCTGGCATCCTGAGGCAGGCGGTGAATCATCGTCTCGAGCGGTGGTGGGAGCGGGTGTGGGTCGGCAGCTGGTGGCTGATCTGCGTCATCATCAGCACGGCCTACACCGCCAACCTGGTCGTCTTCCTCACCATCCCGATTTACCCACAGCGCATCGAGACCGTCGGACAACTTGCCTCTTCAAGCCTCAGGTGATCATGCAGTTCAGCCTGGTGACATATCTGTTCTTATTGCTCGCAGTGCTCAGGGATCTTTTGCCTTAAATATAACGTATCTGTCTGGTTGTCAGGTAAATAGAAACGGGGAGAATATTGGTTCGGCCATTGCCCCACAAATCAACCAACTTTTTGCTCTTCATCTGGTTCAGTTTTATCTTATATTTACATTCTTCGTTTCCTTACACTGTCTTTCTTCTTATCAATCCTATCCGAGGTCCATCCCCTGCACATAAGCTTCCTCTGTTCTTTATACATAACTAACGTAGataattctctccttttctaatgCAATCAAAA of Eriocheir sinensis breed Jianghai 21 chromosome 14, ASM2467909v1, whole genome shotgun sequence contains these proteins:
- the LOC126998325 gene encoding glutamate receptor ionotropic, delta-2-like, translated to MWVFGLHSFSSPAFVWWLCGSVVVSAYQAQTIPEMFRSLVQETLAGDDIMLVLDSGARKELNLEAVAGGGGTMTLLDTDESSSFLETASKRILRGSHFTVILAFTRTPASFLKDLDARWNPDFMLLLSMNSSVNNTALLEDERFQRSQHLTLLELDSKRSPARLRVFSSLPMKGRRFVKLLLGYWNTGFFKNKKDLFPERFETLHGAALQLASWCDDFPFLYPVNGLCKGSSLDMLDVIASHLNFSYDVQMEPSDHEWGKWEGGRWTGMLGDLAYNNKDLVINVFQITQEIFTNFEISYPYHVESYVFLLAKPPPVPRRQGLRYPFTETVILAVLGTSFAVAVLLTLFLRAVPDSQDYSQAFLLVRDHIYFLCLSHLSFLCNPLYLCISKTASSFWINPSCFHCECLCVGQVLAGILRQAVNHRLERWWERVWVGSWWLICVIISTAYTANLVVFLTIPIYPQRIETVGQLASSSLRVAMQDYGSFVPDALNTSQDPSLQQLGANLDLFPYVYLNYEVGFSWVTDRTHSLIETRSYLAYLVGLHNISSVTYVMKEEVFPGYLSWILRKNCPYAARMGRTLQTLVESGLMAFKYRKHKSTASRSQDDQAKTVAGEPLSMSQMLGPFMLLAFGFSIATLVLLGERFIASK